In Carassius gibelio isolate Cgi1373 ecotype wild population from Czech Republic chromosome B20, carGib1.2-hapl.c, whole genome shotgun sequence, the following are encoded in one genomic region:
- the LOC127984353 gene encoding band 4.1-like protein 2 isoform X7: MTTEVGSETDVKKEPEKDPEVQQQTEQPEEPADHTASTSADQPQEQIQSGQAESDQDEAVSPEPSSPPAAGTQKKEKGISRFLPPWLKRQKSQSQDKPSESSAPPKQESVELKEEQEETSQPKEEVDAGGAAAASTEQTEEVKEVREEVQTEEEESIGSADTQPVREEKEGELKVEEKEEERKEEEKKEEGKKEEEKKEEGKKEEKQLIQQEASVLSTHKVNKKMKMVVCHVTLLDGSQFSCEVEKRAKGQYLFFQVCEHLNLLEKDYFGLSFKDHAEQRCWLDITKEIKRQIRNSQWQFTFSVKFYPPDPSQLTEDITRYLLCLQLRQDISSGRLPCSFVTHALLGSYTLQAELGDHDPDEHRLDYISDFQFAPNQTKELEEKVVELHKSHRGMTPAQADTQFLENAKKLSMYGVDLHHAKDSEGVDIMLGVCANGLLIYKDRLRINRFAWPKILKISYKRSNFYIKIRPGEAEQFESTVGFKLPNHRAAKRVWKVCVEHHTFFRLVSPEHPTKTKFLTLGSKFRYSGRTQAQTRQASSLIDRPAPNFQRSSSKRLSRSLDGAPVVSVSDYSQAAGAGENGPALELNSDSKSPQVEVMEEPNVDAATSITSEMAFEQTDGTGAPERKSKLRVQGENIYVRHSNLMLEDLDKTQEDVLKHQASISELKRSFMEARPEPRPSQWDKHLSGSPVTSLRLQAHGSLEEELTSLFLSKACFSGLSGSCSTTAAPAEVPQETPPRPGTDSRDTSKSAEVKPEVDDQPEVIEVVEETVVIEEVVKAKPKSPAPEASIPVETEVKEERSLSSDSESEEEAEYHAQPPSTSISIQQIKEEPEEEQEAELTQQAPPSVIESQPSAEAAEPGPAAKEEKAAERTHEPLLTTDEAPNGHALQAEAPPTAEEEEPHIVNGSASRVEAEHLPQVICCSEPPVVKTEMVTISDTFAAQKTEISTKEVPIVHTETKTITYEAAQLDGNGDGEPGVLMTAQTITSESLCTTTTTHITKTLKGGQSETRIEKRIVITGDSDIDHDQS; encoded by the exons ATGACGACAGAGGTGGGATCAGAGACAGACGTGAAGAAGGAACCGGAGAAGGATCCTGAAGTCCAGCAGCAGACCGAGCAGCCTGAAGAACCTGCTGACCACACCGCCTCGACCAGCGCTGACCAGCCACAG GAGCAGATCCAGAGCGGCCAGGCCGAGAGCGATCAGGACGAGGCTGTGTCTCCGGAGCCCAGCAGTCCTCCAGCTGCCGGCACACAGAAGAAAGAGAAGGGCATCTCACGCTTCCTGCCTCCATGGCTTAAACGACAGAAGTCACAGAGCCAGGACAAGCCCAGCGAGAGCTCAGCGCCGCCCAAGCAGGAGAGCGTGGAGCTgaaggaggagcaggaggagacGAGCCAGCCGAAAGAGGAGGTGGACGCAGGAGGAGCAGCGGCTGCCAGCACAGAACAGACAGAGGAGGTGAAGGAGGTGAGAGAGGAGGTGCAGACGGAGGAGGAGGAGTCTATCGGCAGTGCTGACACACAG ccTGTGAGAGAGGAGAAAGAGGGAGAATTGAAGGtggaggagaaagaggaggagaggaaagaggaagagaaaaaagaggaggggaagaaagaggaagagaagaaagaggaggggaagaaagaagaaaagcaaCTGATCCAGCAGGAGGCAAGTGTGCTGTCAACTCACAAAGTCAACAAGAAGATGAAGATGGTGGTGTGTCACGTGACCCTGCTGGACGGCAGCCAGTTCTCCTGTGAGGTGGAG AAACGGGCGAAGGGCCAGTACCTGTTTTTTCAAGTCTGCGAGCACCTGAATCTGCTGGAGAAGGACTACTTCGGCCTGAGCTTTAAAGACCACGCTGAGCAGCGG tGCTGGCTGGACATCACCAAGGAAATCAAGCGTCAGATCCGCA ACTCTCAGTGGCAGTTCACCTTCAGTGTGAAGTTTTACCCTCCGGACCCGTCTCAGCTGACGGAGGACATCACCAG GTATCTGCTGTGTCTCCAGCTGAGGCAGGACATCTCCTCGGGCCGGCTGCCCTGCTCCTTCGTCACACACGCTCTGCTGGGCTCCTACACcctgcaggcggagctgggggaCCACGACCCCGACGAGCATCGGCTGGACTACATCTCAGACTTCCAGTTCGCCCCCAACCAGACCAAGGAGCTGGAGGAGAAGGTGGTGGAGCTGCACAAGTCCCACAG GGGAATGACTCCAGCCCAGGCAGACACACAGTTTCTGGAAAACGCCAAGAAGCTCTCCATGTACGGTGTCGACCTGCATCACGCCAAG GACTCGGAGGGAGTGGATATCATGCTGGGAGTGTGTGCAAACGGTTTGCTGATCTATAAGGATCGTCTGCGGATAAACCGCTTTGCTTGGCCCAAAATCCTCAAGATCTCTTACAAACGCAGTAACTTCTACATCAAGATCCGGCCGGGAGAG gccgAGCAGTTCGAGAGCACCGTCGGCTTCAAGCTGCCCAACCACCGGGCTGCCAAAAGAGTTTGGAAAGTGTGTGTCGAGCACCACACCTTCTTCAG GCTGGTTTCTCCTGAGCACCCCACCAAGACCAAGTTCCTGACCCTGGGCTCTAAGTTCCGCTACAGCGGGAGAACACAGGCGCAGACGCGACAGGCCAGCTCCCTCATCGACCGGCCCGCACCCAACTTCCAGCGCTCCTCCAGCAAACGCCTCTCTCGCAGTCTTGATGGAG ctccTGTGGTGAGTGTGAGTGATTACAGTCAGGCTGCAGGTGCTGGAGAGAACGGTCCGGCTCTGGAACTCAACTCTGACTCTAAG AGTCCACAGGTGGAGGTCATGGAGGAGCCAAACGTGGATGCAGCCACATCCATCACCTCTGAAATGGCCTTTGAG CAGACGGATGGCACTGGCGCTCCTGAGAGAAAG AGCAAGTTGAGAGTGCAGGGGGAAAATATATATGTCAGACATAGCAATTTAATGTTGGAG GACTTGGATAAGACCCAGGAGGATGTGTTGAAACATCAGGCTAGCATTAGCGAGCTCAAGCGCAGTTTTATGGAGGCTAGGCCCGAGCCCAGGCCCAGTCAGTGGGACAAGCACCTGTCGGGCAGTCCTGTCACCTCTCTGCGTCTGCAGGCTCATGGG AGTCTGGAAGAGGAGCTCACCTCTCTCTTTCTGAGTAAGGCATGCTTCTCTGGGCTGTCTGGCTCCTGCAGTACCACAGCCGCTCCAGCAGAG GTTCCACAGGAAACCCCTCCCCGTCCCGGGACGGACAGCAGAGACACCAGCAAG AGTGCAGAGGTCAAACCTGAAGTGGACGACCAGCCAGAGGTCATAGAGGTTGTGGAAGAGACCGTTGTCATCGAGGAAGTCGTTAAAGCCAAACCCAAGAGCCCCGCCCCTGAGGCGTCGATTCCCGTGGAGACGGAGGTCAAGGAGGAGAGGAGTTTATCATCAGACAGCGAGAGTGAAGAGGAGGCAGAGTACCACGCTCAGCCGCCCAGCACAAGCATCTCCATCCAACAGATCAAAGAAGAGCCTGAGGAGGAACAGGAGGCGGAGCTTACTCAACAAGCCCCGCCCTCTGTGATAGAGTCACAGCCATCTGCAGAAGCAGCTGAGCCCGGCCCTGCGGCGAAGGAAGAGAAAGCAGCAGAGCGTACACACGAGCCACTGCTGACGACGGACGAAGCTCCCAATGGACACGCCCTCCAAGCTGAAGCCCCGCCCACTGCCGAGGAGGAGGAGCCTCACATCGTGAATGGCAGCGCCTCTCGTGTGGAAGCAGAGCACCTGCCGCAGGTTATTTGTTGTTCGGAG cCTCCTGTTGTGAAGACTGAGATGGTTACCATCTCAGACACGTTTGCTGCTCAGAAGACGGAGATATCCACTAAGGAGGTCCCCATCGTGCACACGGAAACCAAGACCATCACGTACGAGGCCGCGCAG CTGGATGGTAATGGAGACGGGGAGCCAGGCGTGCTCATGACTGCTCAAACCATCACCTCTGAATCACTctgcaccaccaccaccacacacaTCACCAag
- the LOC127984353 gene encoding band 4.1-like protein 2 isoform X1 codes for MTTEVGSETDVKKEPEKDPEVQQQTEQPEEPADHTASTSADQPQEQIQSGQAESDQDEAVSPEPSSPPAAGTQKKEKGISRFLPPWLKRQKSQSQDKPSESSAPPKQESVELKEEQEETSQPKEEVDAGGAAAASTEQTEEVKEVREEVQTEEEESIGSADTQPVREEKEGELKVEEKEEERKEEEKKEEGKKEEEKKEEGKKEEKQLIQQEASVLSTHKVNKKMKMVVCHVTLLDGSQFSCEVEKRAKGQYLFFQVCEHLNLLEKDYFGLSFKDHAEQRCWLDITKEIKRQIRNSQWQFTFSVKFYPPDPSQLTEDITRYLLCLQLRQDISSGRLPCSFVTHALLGSYTLQAELGDHDPDEHRLDYISDFQFAPNQTKELEEKVVELHKSHRGMTPAQADTQFLENAKKLSMYGVDLHHAKDSEGVDIMLGVCANGLLIYKDRLRINRFAWPKILKISYKRSNFYIKIRPGEAEQFESTVGFKLPNHRAAKRVWKVCVEHHTFFRLVSPEHPTKTKFLTLGSKFRYSGRTQAQTRQASSLIDRPAPNFQRSSSKRLSRSLDGAPVVSVSDYSQAAGAGENGPALELNSDSKSPQVEVMEEPNVDAATSITSEMAFEQTDGTGAPERKSKLRVQGENIYVRHSNLMLEDLDKTQEDVLKHQASISELKRSFMEARPEPRPSQWDKHLSGSPVTSLRLQAHGSLEEELTSLFLSKACFSGLSGSCSTTAAPAEVPQETPPRPGTDSRDTSKSAEVKPEVDDQPEVIEVVEETVVIEEVVKAKPKSPAPEASIPVETEVKEERSLSSDSESEEEAEYHAQPPSTSISIQQIKEEPEEEQEAELTQQAPPSVIESQPSAEAAEPGPAAKEEKAAERTHEPLLTTDEAPNGHALQAEAPPTAEEEEPHIVNGSASRVEAEHLPQVICCSEPPVVKTEMVTISDTFAAQKTEISTKEVPIVHTETKTITYEAAQLDGNGDGEPGVLMTAQTITSESLCTTTTTHITKTLKGGQSETRIEKRIVITGDSDIDHDQALAQAIKEAKEQHPDMSVTRVVVHKETELAEDED; via the exons ATGACGACAGAGGTGGGATCAGAGACAGACGTGAAGAAGGAACCGGAGAAGGATCCTGAAGTCCAGCAGCAGACCGAGCAGCCTGAAGAACCTGCTGACCACACCGCCTCGACCAGCGCTGACCAGCCACAG GAGCAGATCCAGAGCGGCCAGGCCGAGAGCGATCAGGACGAGGCTGTGTCTCCGGAGCCCAGCAGTCCTCCAGCTGCCGGCACACAGAAGAAAGAGAAGGGCATCTCACGCTTCCTGCCTCCATGGCTTAAACGACAGAAGTCACAGAGCCAGGACAAGCCCAGCGAGAGCTCAGCGCCGCCCAAGCAGGAGAGCGTGGAGCTgaaggaggagcaggaggagacGAGCCAGCCGAAAGAGGAGGTGGACGCAGGAGGAGCAGCGGCTGCCAGCACAGAACAGACAGAGGAGGTGAAGGAGGTGAGAGAGGAGGTGCAGACGGAGGAGGAGGAGTCTATCGGCAGTGCTGACACACAG ccTGTGAGAGAGGAGAAAGAGGGAGAATTGAAGGtggaggagaaagaggaggagaggaaagaggaagagaaaaaagaggaggggaagaaagaggaagagaagaaagaggaggggaagaaagaagaaaagcaaCTGATCCAGCAGGAGGCAAGTGTGCTGTCAACTCACAAAGTCAACAAGAAGATGAAGATGGTGGTGTGTCACGTGACCCTGCTGGACGGCAGCCAGTTCTCCTGTGAGGTGGAG AAACGGGCGAAGGGCCAGTACCTGTTTTTTCAAGTCTGCGAGCACCTGAATCTGCTGGAGAAGGACTACTTCGGCCTGAGCTTTAAAGACCACGCTGAGCAGCGG tGCTGGCTGGACATCACCAAGGAAATCAAGCGTCAGATCCGCA ACTCTCAGTGGCAGTTCACCTTCAGTGTGAAGTTTTACCCTCCGGACCCGTCTCAGCTGACGGAGGACATCACCAG GTATCTGCTGTGTCTCCAGCTGAGGCAGGACATCTCCTCGGGCCGGCTGCCCTGCTCCTTCGTCACACACGCTCTGCTGGGCTCCTACACcctgcaggcggagctgggggaCCACGACCCCGACGAGCATCGGCTGGACTACATCTCAGACTTCCAGTTCGCCCCCAACCAGACCAAGGAGCTGGAGGAGAAGGTGGTGGAGCTGCACAAGTCCCACAG GGGAATGACTCCAGCCCAGGCAGACACACAGTTTCTGGAAAACGCCAAGAAGCTCTCCATGTACGGTGTCGACCTGCATCACGCCAAG GACTCGGAGGGAGTGGATATCATGCTGGGAGTGTGTGCAAACGGTTTGCTGATCTATAAGGATCGTCTGCGGATAAACCGCTTTGCTTGGCCCAAAATCCTCAAGATCTCTTACAAACGCAGTAACTTCTACATCAAGATCCGGCCGGGAGAG gccgAGCAGTTCGAGAGCACCGTCGGCTTCAAGCTGCCCAACCACCGGGCTGCCAAAAGAGTTTGGAAAGTGTGTGTCGAGCACCACACCTTCTTCAG GCTGGTTTCTCCTGAGCACCCCACCAAGACCAAGTTCCTGACCCTGGGCTCTAAGTTCCGCTACAGCGGGAGAACACAGGCGCAGACGCGACAGGCCAGCTCCCTCATCGACCGGCCCGCACCCAACTTCCAGCGCTCCTCCAGCAAACGCCTCTCTCGCAGTCTTGATGGAG ctccTGTGGTGAGTGTGAGTGATTACAGTCAGGCTGCAGGTGCTGGAGAGAACGGTCCGGCTCTGGAACTCAACTCTGACTCTAAG AGTCCACAGGTGGAGGTCATGGAGGAGCCAAACGTGGATGCAGCCACATCCATCACCTCTGAAATGGCCTTTGAG CAGACGGATGGCACTGGCGCTCCTGAGAGAAAG AGCAAGTTGAGAGTGCAGGGGGAAAATATATATGTCAGACATAGCAATTTAATGTTGGAG GACTTGGATAAGACCCAGGAGGATGTGTTGAAACATCAGGCTAGCATTAGCGAGCTCAAGCGCAGTTTTATGGAGGCTAGGCCCGAGCCCAGGCCCAGTCAGTGGGACAAGCACCTGTCGGGCAGTCCTGTCACCTCTCTGCGTCTGCAGGCTCATGGG AGTCTGGAAGAGGAGCTCACCTCTCTCTTTCTGAGTAAGGCATGCTTCTCTGGGCTGTCTGGCTCCTGCAGTACCACAGCCGCTCCAGCAGAG GTTCCACAGGAAACCCCTCCCCGTCCCGGGACGGACAGCAGAGACACCAGCAAG AGTGCAGAGGTCAAACCTGAAGTGGACGACCAGCCAGAGGTCATAGAGGTTGTGGAAGAGACCGTTGTCATCGAGGAAGTCGTTAAAGCCAAACCCAAGAGCCCCGCCCCTGAGGCGTCGATTCCCGTGGAGACGGAGGTCAAGGAGGAGAGGAGTTTATCATCAGACAGCGAGAGTGAAGAGGAGGCAGAGTACCACGCTCAGCCGCCCAGCACAAGCATCTCCATCCAACAGATCAAAGAAGAGCCTGAGGAGGAACAGGAGGCGGAGCTTACTCAACAAGCCCCGCCCTCTGTGATAGAGTCACAGCCATCTGCAGAAGCAGCTGAGCCCGGCCCTGCGGCGAAGGAAGAGAAAGCAGCAGAGCGTACACACGAGCCACTGCTGACGACGGACGAAGCTCCCAATGGACACGCCCTCCAAGCTGAAGCCCCGCCCACTGCCGAGGAGGAGGAGCCTCACATCGTGAATGGCAGCGCCTCTCGTGTGGAAGCAGAGCACCTGCCGCAGGTTATTTGTTGTTCGGAG cCTCCTGTTGTGAAGACTGAGATGGTTACCATCTCAGACACGTTTGCTGCTCAGAAGACGGAGATATCCACTAAGGAGGTCCCCATCGTGCACACGGAAACCAAGACCATCACGTACGAGGCCGCGCAG CTGGATGGTAATGGAGACGGGGAGCCAGGCGTGCTCATGACTGCTCAAACCATCACCTCTGAATCACTctgcaccaccaccaccacacacaTCACCAag
- the LOC127984353 gene encoding protein 4.1 isoform X12, producing the protein MTTEVGSETDVKKEPEKDPEVQQQTEQPEEPADHTASTSADQPQEQIQSGQAESDQDEAVSPEPSSPPAAGTQKKEKGISRFLPPWLKRQKSQSQDKPSESSAPPKQESVELKEEQEETSQPKEEVDAGGAAAASTEQTEEVKEVREEVQTEEEESIGSADTQPVREEKEGELKVEEKEEERKEEEKKEEGKKEEEKKEEGKKEEKQLIQQEASVLSTHKVNKKMKMVVCHVTLLDGSQFSCEVEKRAKGQYLFFQVCEHLNLLEKDYFGLSFKDHAEQRCWLDITKEIKRQIRNSQWQFTFSVKFYPPDPSQLTEDITRYLLCLQLRQDISSGRLPCSFVTHALLGSYTLQAELGDHDPDEHRLDYISDFQFAPNQTKELEEKVVELHKSHRGMTPAQADTQFLENAKKLSMYGVDLHHAKDSEGVDIMLGVCANGLLIYKDRLRINRFAWPKILKISYKRSNFYIKIRPGEAEQFESTVGFKLPNHRAAKRVWKVCVEHHTFFRLVSPEHPTKTKFLTLGSKFRYSGRTQAQTRQASSLIDRPAPNFQRSSSKRLSRSLDGAPVVSVSDYSQAAGAGENGPALELNSDSKSPQVEVMEEPNVDAATSITSEMAFETDGTGAPERKSLEEELTSLFLSKACFSGLSGSCSTTAAPAEVPQETPPRPGTDSRDTSKSAEVKPEVDDQPEVIEVVEETVVIEEVVKAKPKSPAPEASIPVETEVKEERSLSSDSESEEEAEYHAQPPSTSISIQQIKEEPEEEQEAELTQQAPPSVIESQPSAEAAEPGPAAKEEKAAERTHEPLLTTDEAPNGHALQAEAPPTAEEEEPHIVNGSASRVEAEHLPQVICCSEPPVVKTEMVTISDTFAAQKTEISTKEVPIVHTETKTITYEAAQLDGNGDGEPGVLMTAQTITSESLCTTTTTHITKTLKGGQSETRIEKRIVITGDSDIDHDQALAQAIKEAKEQHPDMSVTRVVVHKETELAEDED; encoded by the exons ATGACGACAGAGGTGGGATCAGAGACAGACGTGAAGAAGGAACCGGAGAAGGATCCTGAAGTCCAGCAGCAGACCGAGCAGCCTGAAGAACCTGCTGACCACACCGCCTCGACCAGCGCTGACCAGCCACAG GAGCAGATCCAGAGCGGCCAGGCCGAGAGCGATCAGGACGAGGCTGTGTCTCCGGAGCCCAGCAGTCCTCCAGCTGCCGGCACACAGAAGAAAGAGAAGGGCATCTCACGCTTCCTGCCTCCATGGCTTAAACGACAGAAGTCACAGAGCCAGGACAAGCCCAGCGAGAGCTCAGCGCCGCCCAAGCAGGAGAGCGTGGAGCTgaaggaggagcaggaggagacGAGCCAGCCGAAAGAGGAGGTGGACGCAGGAGGAGCAGCGGCTGCCAGCACAGAACAGACAGAGGAGGTGAAGGAGGTGAGAGAGGAGGTGCAGACGGAGGAGGAGGAGTCTATCGGCAGTGCTGACACACAG ccTGTGAGAGAGGAGAAAGAGGGAGAATTGAAGGtggaggagaaagaggaggagaggaaagaggaagagaaaaaagaggaggggaagaaagaggaagagaagaaagaggaggggaagaaagaagaaaagcaaCTGATCCAGCAGGAGGCAAGTGTGCTGTCAACTCACAAAGTCAACAAGAAGATGAAGATGGTGGTGTGTCACGTGACCCTGCTGGACGGCAGCCAGTTCTCCTGTGAGGTGGAG AAACGGGCGAAGGGCCAGTACCTGTTTTTTCAAGTCTGCGAGCACCTGAATCTGCTGGAGAAGGACTACTTCGGCCTGAGCTTTAAAGACCACGCTGAGCAGCGG tGCTGGCTGGACATCACCAAGGAAATCAAGCGTCAGATCCGCA ACTCTCAGTGGCAGTTCACCTTCAGTGTGAAGTTTTACCCTCCGGACCCGTCTCAGCTGACGGAGGACATCACCAG GTATCTGCTGTGTCTCCAGCTGAGGCAGGACATCTCCTCGGGCCGGCTGCCCTGCTCCTTCGTCACACACGCTCTGCTGGGCTCCTACACcctgcaggcggagctgggggaCCACGACCCCGACGAGCATCGGCTGGACTACATCTCAGACTTCCAGTTCGCCCCCAACCAGACCAAGGAGCTGGAGGAGAAGGTGGTGGAGCTGCACAAGTCCCACAG GGGAATGACTCCAGCCCAGGCAGACACACAGTTTCTGGAAAACGCCAAGAAGCTCTCCATGTACGGTGTCGACCTGCATCACGCCAAG GACTCGGAGGGAGTGGATATCATGCTGGGAGTGTGTGCAAACGGTTTGCTGATCTATAAGGATCGTCTGCGGATAAACCGCTTTGCTTGGCCCAAAATCCTCAAGATCTCTTACAAACGCAGTAACTTCTACATCAAGATCCGGCCGGGAGAG gccgAGCAGTTCGAGAGCACCGTCGGCTTCAAGCTGCCCAACCACCGGGCTGCCAAAAGAGTTTGGAAAGTGTGTGTCGAGCACCACACCTTCTTCAG GCTGGTTTCTCCTGAGCACCCCACCAAGACCAAGTTCCTGACCCTGGGCTCTAAGTTCCGCTACAGCGGGAGAACACAGGCGCAGACGCGACAGGCCAGCTCCCTCATCGACCGGCCCGCACCCAACTTCCAGCGCTCCTCCAGCAAACGCCTCTCTCGCAGTCTTGATGGAG ctccTGTGGTGAGTGTGAGTGATTACAGTCAGGCTGCAGGTGCTGGAGAGAACGGTCCGGCTCTGGAACTCAACTCTGACTCTAAG AGTCCACAGGTGGAGGTCATGGAGGAGCCAAACGTGGATGCAGCCACATCCATCACCTCTGAAATGGCCTTTGAG ACGGATGGCACTGGCGCTCCTGAGAGAAAG AGTCTGGAAGAGGAGCTCACCTCTCTCTTTCTGAGTAAGGCATGCTTCTCTGGGCTGTCTGGCTCCTGCAGTACCACAGCCGCTCCAGCAGAG GTTCCACAGGAAACCCCTCCCCGTCCCGGGACGGACAGCAGAGACACCAGCAAG AGTGCAGAGGTCAAACCTGAAGTGGACGACCAGCCAGAGGTCATAGAGGTTGTGGAAGAGACCGTTGTCATCGAGGAAGTCGTTAAAGCCAAACCCAAGAGCCCCGCCCCTGAGGCGTCGATTCCCGTGGAGACGGAGGTCAAGGAGGAGAGGAGTTTATCATCAGACAGCGAGAGTGAAGAGGAGGCAGAGTACCACGCTCAGCCGCCCAGCACAAGCATCTCCATCCAACAGATCAAAGAAGAGCCTGAGGAGGAACAGGAGGCGGAGCTTACTCAACAAGCCCCGCCCTCTGTGATAGAGTCACAGCCATCTGCAGAAGCAGCTGAGCCCGGCCCTGCGGCGAAGGAAGAGAAAGCAGCAGAGCGTACACACGAGCCACTGCTGACGACGGACGAAGCTCCCAATGGACACGCCCTCCAAGCTGAAGCCCCGCCCACTGCCGAGGAGGAGGAGCCTCACATCGTGAATGGCAGCGCCTCTCGTGTGGAAGCAGAGCACCTGCCGCAGGTTATTTGTTGTTCGGAG cCTCCTGTTGTGAAGACTGAGATGGTTACCATCTCAGACACGTTTGCTGCTCAGAAGACGGAGATATCCACTAAGGAGGTCCCCATCGTGCACACGGAAACCAAGACCATCACGTACGAGGCCGCGCAG CTGGATGGTAATGGAGACGGGGAGCCAGGCGTGCTCATGACTGCTCAAACCATCACCTCTGAATCACTctgcaccaccaccaccacacacaTCACCAag